The proteins below are encoded in one region of Pseudomonas sp. SCB32:
- the nadE gene encoding ammonia-dependent NAD(+) synthetase, giving the protein MKATQQAIATELNVQPPFKGPDDVQAEIQRRVRFIQDCLKGSGMKTLVLGISGGVDSLTAGMLCQRAVESLRAETGNQDYRFLAVRLPYNVQGDEQDAQDSVDVIAPDERHTVNIGPSVQALAAQTQALEGLPPGTRDFALGNTKARIRMVAQYTIANARQGLVVGTDHAAEAVMGFFTKFGDGACDLAPLTGLVKNQVRSIARTLGAPENLVEKVPTADLEDLAPGKPDEHSHGVTYKEIDAFLHGQEVSQEAFDIIVRTFEKTRHKRALPTTP; this is encoded by the coding sequence ATGAAAGCCACCCAGCAAGCCATCGCGACCGAGCTGAACGTCCAGCCGCCGTTCAAGGGCCCGGACGACGTCCAGGCGGAAATCCAGCGCCGCGTGCGCTTTATCCAGGATTGCCTGAAGGGCTCGGGAATGAAGACCCTGGTGCTGGGCATCAGCGGCGGTGTCGACTCGCTCACCGCCGGCATGCTCTGCCAGCGCGCGGTGGAAAGCCTGCGTGCCGAGACGGGCAACCAGGACTACCGCTTCCTCGCCGTGCGCCTGCCCTACAACGTGCAGGGCGACGAGCAGGACGCCCAGGATTCGGTGGACGTCATCGCCCCGGACGAGCGCCACACCGTGAACATCGGCCCGTCGGTGCAGGCACTGGCCGCGCAGACCCAGGCGCTGGAAGGCCTGCCGCCGGGCACCCGTGACTTTGCCCTGGGCAACACCAAGGCACGCATCCGTATGGTCGCCCAGTACACCATCGCCAACGCCCGCCAGGGGCTCGTCGTCGGCACCGACCACGCGGCCGAGGCGGTGATGGGCTTCTTCACCAAGTTCGGTGACGGCGCCTGCGACCTCGCCCCGCTCACCGGCCTGGTGAAGAACCAGGTACGCAGCATCGCCCGCACCCTCGGCGCGCCGGAAAACCTGGTGGAAAAAGTGCCCACCGCCGACCTCGAAGACCTCGCACCCGGCAAACCGGACGAGCATTCCCACGGCGTGACCTACAAGGAAATCGACGCCTTCCTGCACGGCCAGGAGGTCAGCCAGGAAGCCTTCGACATCATCGTCCGCACCTTCGAGAAGACCCGCCACAAGCGCGCGCTGCCGACCACGCCGTGA
- a CDS encoding LysR family transcriptional regulator — protein sequence MLSKRHLPSMTALQCFEAVARHLSFTRASEELNLTQSAVSKQVAQLEEMLQHLLFRRVRRRLQLTPAGELYLVEVRKILTQVEMSTHYLLSYGGETEVLRVATPPTFGARWLIPRLNGWRHRHPNIHLDLRQELEPSDLLQSRCDIAFFFGAGPLPGAECVPLFGEEMVPVCSPAILPEKPLSDPTQLAELVLLQNATRQEAWHEWFLSLGRHSEHSYHGPRFDTFYMCIRAAQAGCGVALLPRFLVEEELNEGKLVIAWEHGLASRSGYYLAYPEHAAAVPKVRAFVEWIQARVETP from the coding sequence TGACCGCCCTGCAATGCTTCGAGGCCGTGGCCCGTCACCTGAGTTTTACCCGCGCCTCGGAAGAGCTGAATCTGACCCAGAGCGCCGTCAGCAAGCAGGTGGCGCAACTGGAGGAAATGCTCCAGCACCTGCTGTTCCGCCGTGTGCGCCGGCGCCTGCAACTGACGCCAGCGGGCGAGTTGTACCTGGTGGAGGTACGCAAGATCCTCACCCAGGTGGAGATGTCCACCCATTACCTGCTGTCCTACGGCGGCGAGACCGAGGTCCTGCGCGTGGCGACCCCGCCGACCTTCGGCGCACGCTGGCTGATCCCGCGCCTTAATGGCTGGCGCCACCGCCACCCGAACATCCATCTGGACCTGCGCCAGGAACTGGAGCCCAGCGACCTGTTGCAATCGCGCTGCGACATCGCCTTCTTCTTCGGCGCCGGCCCCCTGCCCGGCGCGGAATGCGTACCGCTGTTCGGCGAGGAGATGGTGCCGGTGTGCTCGCCGGCGATCCTGCCTGAGAAGCCCCTGAGCGATCCGACCCAGCTGGCCGAATTGGTCCTGCTGCAGAACGCTACCCGCCAGGAGGCCTGGCACGAGTGGTTCCTCAGCCTGGGCAGGCACAGCGAACACAGCTACCACGGCCCGCGCTTCGACACCTTCTACATGTGCATCCGCGCAGCCCAGGCCGGCTGCGGCGTGGCGCTGCTGCCGCGCTTCCTGGTGGAGGAGGAACTGAACGAGGGCAAGCTGGTGATCGCCTGGGAGCACGGCCTGGCCAGTCGCAGCGGGTATTACCTGGCGTACCCCGAGCACGCAGCGGCGGTGCCCAAAGTGCGGGCCTTCGTGGAATGGATCCAGGCCCGCGTGGAGACGCCCTGA
- a CDS encoding hemolysin III family protein — protein sequence MYHGERFNAWTHLIGAVAALVGGIWLLVATSLLGEPLRIVSVAVYGTTLTMLYSISTLYHSVRGRAKVILRKLDHLSIYLLIAGSYTPFCLVTLKGAWGWTLFGIVWSMAVIGMLQEIKPRSEARVLSIIIYAVMGWIVLIAVGPLYRALGGAGFAWLVGGGAFYTVGIIFFAYDSRFRHWHGIWHLFVIAGSLLHFIAIWRYVIPAR from the coding sequence ATGTATCACGGTGAGCGCTTCAATGCCTGGACTCATCTGATCGGCGCCGTGGCGGCGCTGGTCGGCGGTATCTGGCTGCTGGTTGCCACCAGCCTGCTCGGTGAGCCGCTGCGTATCGTCAGCGTGGCGGTGTATGGCACCACGCTGACGATGCTTTACAGCATCTCCACGCTGTACCACAGCGTGCGCGGGCGGGCGAAGGTCATCCTGCGCAAGCTCGACCACCTGTCGATCTATCTGCTGATCGCCGGCAGCTACACGCCGTTCTGCCTGGTGACGCTCAAGGGCGCCTGGGGCTGGACGCTGTTCGGCATCGTCTGGAGCATGGCGGTGATCGGCATGCTGCAGGAGATCAAGCCGCGTTCCGAGGCGCGGGTGCTGTCGATCATCATCTACGCGGTGATGGGCTGGATCGTGCTGATCGCTGTCGGCCCGCTGTATCGCGCCCTGGGCGGTGCCGGCTTCGCCTGGCTGGTGGGCGGCGGCGCCTTCTACACCGTCGGCATCATCTTCTTCGCCTACGACAGCCGCTTCCGCCACTGGCATGGCATCTGGCATCTGTTCGTGATCGCCGGCAGCCTGCTGCACTTCATCGCCATCTGGCGCTACGTCATTCCTGCGCGCTGA
- the azu gene encoding azurin encodes MFRKLAAVSLLGLFSAPLLAAECSVDIQGTDQMQFSTNAISVDKSCKTFTVNLSHPGSLPKNVMGHNWVLTTAADMQGVVTDGMAAGLDKNYLKDGDTRVIAHTKIIGSGEKDSVTFDVSKLKAGDEYAFFCSFPGHSAMMKGTLTLK; translated from the coding sequence ATGTTCCGTAAACTCGCTGCTGTATCCCTGCTCGGCCTGTTCAGTGCTCCGCTGCTGGCCGCCGAATGCTCCGTGGACATCCAGGGCACCGACCAGATGCAGTTCAGCACCAATGCCATCAGCGTCGACAAGAGCTGCAAGACCTTCACCGTCAACCTGTCCCACCCCGGCAGCCTGCCGAAGAACGTCATGGGCCATAACTGGGTGCTGACCACCGCCGCCGATATGCAGGGCGTGGTGACCGACGGCATGGCCGCTGGCCTGGACAAGAACTACCTCAAGGATGGCGATACCCGCGTGATCGCCCACACCAAGATCATCGGCTCCGGCGAGAAGGACTCGGTGACCTTCGACGTGTCCAAGCTCAAGGCGGGCGATGAATATGCCTTCTTCTGCTCCTTCCCGGGTCACTCGGCCATGATGAAGGGCACCCTGACCCTGAAGTGA